From the genome of Rhodothermales bacterium, one region includes:
- the folD gene encoding bifunctional methylenetetrahydrofolate dehydrogenase/methenyltetrahydrofolate cyclohydrolase FolD translates to MSGIILDGKALARHMEADLSARVERIKARTNGRTPILATILVGDDPASATYVRMKGNACERIGMTSERVILPESTTTEQLLAEIDRLNADANVHGILLQHPVPAQIDERACFDRIALGKDVDGVTTLGFGRMAMNEDAFGSATPAGIMRLLQHYEIPMEGKHAVVVGRSPILGKPMAFMLLNANATVTICHSRTRDLPSLVRQADIVVGAVGRPEFIRGEWIKDGAVVVDAGYNPGPVGDIELQAVVDRCAAYTPVPGGVGPMTIATLMAQTVEAAEKAV, encoded by the coding sequence ATGTCAGGAATCATACTCGATGGGAAAGCGCTCGCGCGGCACATGGAAGCGGATCTCTCCGCCCGCGTCGAACGCATCAAGGCACGAACGAACGGACGGACGCCCATCCTGGCGACGATCCTCGTCGGCGACGACCCCGCCTCCGCCACCTACGTGCGGATGAAGGGCAACGCGTGTGAGCGAATCGGCATGACATCGGAGCGGGTCATCCTGCCCGAGTCGACGACGACGGAGCAGCTGCTGGCCGAGATCGACCGGCTCAACGCGGACGCCAATGTGCACGGCATCCTCCTCCAGCATCCGGTGCCGGCGCAGATCGACGAGCGGGCGTGTTTCGACCGCATCGCGCTCGGGAAGGACGTGGACGGCGTCACGACGCTGGGATTCGGGCGGATGGCGATGAACGAGGACGCGTTCGGCTCGGCGACGCCGGCGGGCATCATGCGGCTGCTGCAGCATTACGAGATTCCGATGGAAGGAAAACACGCGGTGGTCGTCGGCCGCAGTCCGATCCTCGGGAAGCCGATGGCCTTCATGCTGCTCAACGCGAACGCCACGGTCACGATCTGCCATTCGCGCACGCGGGACCTGCCGTCGCTCGTGCGCCAGGCGGACATCGTCGTGGGCGCCGTCGGCCGGCCGGAGTTTATCCGGGGGGAATGGATCAAGGACGGCGCCGTCGTGGTGGATGCCGGCTACAATCCGGGCCCCGTCGGCGACATCGAACTGCAAGCGGTCGTGGATCGCTGCGCGGCGTACACCCCGGTGCCCGGCGGGGTGGGGCCGATGACGATCGCGACGCTGATGGCGCAGACCGTGGAAGCGGCGGAGAAGGCGGTTTAG
- a CDS encoding 4'-phosphopantetheinyl transferase superfamily protein, producing MDLPEGIYVHSVTDAGVPPDAAARFLAPEELDRWERFGLEKRRREFLLGRVALRTLLADRFEGEPVTFPVRVADDGAVELPATGWGASVAHSGDRAVAAINAAGPIGVDIERVQPRHAGLPGFLLHPGEKLLLDTGDPDDTLILVWTLKEAVLKAMRTGFRTSPKHLKVDLDPPAGRATVTVKEQQLWQARFEKRDAYYVSVAFQAAP from the coding sequence ATGGACTTACCCGAAGGCATATACGTTCACTCGGTAACCGACGCCGGCGTCCCCCCGGACGCGGCGGCGCGCTTCCTCGCTCCGGAGGAACTTGATCGGTGGGAACGCTTTGGCCTGGAAAAGCGCCGGCGCGAATTTCTGCTCGGCCGGGTCGCCCTGAGAACCCTGCTGGCCGACCGTTTCGAGGGCGAGCCGGTGACCTTCCCGGTTCGCGTGGCGGACGACGGCGCCGTCGAATTGCCGGCGACCGGTTGGGGCGCCTCCGTCGCCCATTCAGGCGATCGCGCCGTCGCGGCGATCAACGCCGCGGGCCCGATCGGGGTCGATATCGAACGCGTCCAGCCCCGCCATGCCGGCTTGCCCGGGTTTTTGCTGCATCCGGGCGAGAAACTCCTGCTCGACACGGGCGATCCGGATGACACGCTCATCCTGGTGTGGACGCTCAAGGAAGCCGTGCTGAAAGCGATGCGCACGGGCTTCCGCACGTCGCCCAAACACCTCAAGGTGGACCTCGATCCGCCGGCGGGGCGCGCGACGGTCACGGTGAAAGAACAGCAGCTCTGGCAGGCGCGTTTCGAGAAACGTGACGCCTATTATGTCTCGGTCGCTTTTCAGGCCGCTCCCTAG
- a CDS encoding sodium:proton antiporter, which produces MDRLSGSRWLVPSQRVFALALIVLLSVFVLSAPAYAATQEAPATEEAHAAAQAHAHVDPPQWLIIPFVLLLIMIATGPIFYSHHWHHNYPRYSIALGLLVAGYYIATSNVSPLLHAIEEYFSFIALVASLFIAASGIFLNINARSTPLNNVLLLFVGALVANLIATTGSAMLFIRSYMRLNAGRIRAYHIVFFIFIVANIGGALTPIGDPPLFLGFLRGVPFFWTLTHVWYIWLPATAMVLLVFYVLDSRNKDQGPTPDPTKPTVSIRGKFNFIWVAIIIVLVFVDPNVLPFVPDLHESFHIPIGIRELLMFGVAFLAYRFADKECLEQNDFSFEPIREVAWLFLGIFATMQPALQLISSFARENADSLGVSVFYWGTGSLSGILDNAPTYLNFVSAAMGKFGLDVNVAMDVKHFAAVDMGGELSWYYLQAISVAAVFFGALTYIGNAPNFMVKAIAEGNGVRTPSFFAYVARYSVPVLIPIFLIIWVVFYSGWVVVH; this is translated from the coding sequence ATGGATCGCCTATCTGGATCGAGATGGCTCGTGCCGAGCCAGCGTGTGTTCGCTCTGGCGCTCATCGTCCTGTTATCCGTGTTTGTCCTGAGTGCGCCGGCGTACGCGGCGACGCAGGAGGCGCCGGCGACCGAGGAAGCCCATGCGGCCGCTCAGGCCCATGCGCACGTCGACCCGCCCCAGTGGCTCATCATCCCGTTCGTGCTCCTCCTGATCATGATCGCGACGGGGCCGATTTTTTATTCGCACCACTGGCATCACAACTACCCCCGCTATTCGATCGCGCTCGGGCTGCTGGTCGCCGGCTACTACATCGCGACCTCCAACGTGTCGCCGCTGCTCCATGCGATCGAGGAATATTTCTCGTTCATCGCGCTGGTGGCCTCGCTGTTTATCGCCGCGAGCGGCATCTTTCTGAATATCAACGCCCGGAGCACGCCGCTCAACAATGTGCTGCTGTTGTTCGTGGGCGCGCTGGTCGCCAACCTGATCGCAACGACGGGGTCGGCGATGCTGTTCATCCGGAGCTACATGCGGCTCAACGCCGGTCGCATCCGGGCGTATCACATCGTCTTTTTCATTTTTATCGTGGCGAATATCGGCGGGGCGCTCACGCCCATCGGCGATCCGCCGCTTTTCCTGGGCTTCCTGCGCGGCGTGCCGTTTTTCTGGACGCTGACGCACGTCTGGTACATCTGGCTGCCGGCCACCGCCATGGTGCTGCTGGTCTTTTATGTGCTCGACTCCCGCAACAAAGACCAGGGGCCCACGCCCGACCCCACGAAGCCGACGGTCAGCATCCGCGGCAAGTTCAATTTCATCTGGGTCGCCATCATCATCGTGCTGGTGTTCGTGGATCCGAACGTGCTGCCGTTCGTGCCGGACCTGCACGAGAGTTTCCACATTCCGATCGGCATCCGCGAACTGCTCATGTTCGGCGTGGCCTTCCTCGCCTACCGGTTCGCGGACAAGGAATGCCTCGAGCAGAACGACTTTTCGTTCGAGCCCATCCGGGAGGTGGCGTGGCTGTTCCTGGGGATTTTCGCGACGATGCAGCCGGCGTTGCAGCTGATCAGCAGCTTCGCCCGCGAGAACGCGGACTCCCTCGGCGTCAGCGTCTTCTACTGGGGTACAGGTTCGCTCTCGGGCATCCTGGATAACGCGCCTACCTACCTCAACTTTGTCTCCGCGGCCATGGGCAAGTTCGGGCTCGACGTCAATGTGGCGATGGACGTGAAGCACTTCGCGGCGGTCGACATGGGCGGCGAGCTCTCGTGGTATTACCTCCAGGCCATCTCCGTGGCGGCCGTATTCTTCGGGGCGCTGACGTACATCGGGAATGCGCCCAACTTCATGGTGAAGGCCATCGCCGAGGGCAATGGCGTCCGTACGCCCTCGTTTTTTGCCTATGTGGCCCGCTACTCCGTCCCGGTGCTCATCCCGATCTTCCTGATAATCTGGGTCGTGTTTTACAGCGGGTGGGTCGTCGTTCACTGA
- a CDS encoding DEDD exonuclease domain-containing protein, with product MSFSGIPFIVTDTETTGHQADDGRIIEIAAVKVVDGRIVDRYAQLINPGRSIPSRITRLTGITTGMVFDQPNVQAVLPSYLAFLGDGVLVAHNLSFDLGFINAELRRIGRPQLEVPTLCTLRLARRLLRGLRSKGLSGLAAFYNITVEGRHRALGDALATAEVLIRFLRRVTYEYGIESLEELLAFQFRTYGRPSPMSGARGALTEKLRLLPDRPGVYYMKDAQGRIIYVGKAKSLQSRVRSYFTSIEAHNARLRTMIDIVQDVVWEEMTSELEALIHESRQIKKLTPRFNQAQLRYKHRQFLRIDETAAFPRLTVSPILVDDGATYFGPLASRREAEMIVDLVERWYLVRPCTDTAFGAGQSCLYAEIGRCQAPCEGQVDAATYRKQVEQVRAFLAGQDASVIPFLDEAMRRASREMQFEDAARYRDLLELVTRLLDRQRCIAAPVMEHHAVVVSDEPGGGRRLVMAIRYGRLVRSMICATPLDLGELERIRAFVRSAFEEDAHRPESYLKPEIEEVRLLVHWLFTHQESIRQENWDEEQDAGLFTDRVVEAIAGFSTAVQG from the coding sequence CATCACGCGGTTGACGGGCATCACGACCGGGATGGTGTTCGACCAGCCGAACGTGCAGGCCGTGCTCCCGTCGTATCTGGCGTTTCTCGGGGACGGCGTGCTCGTCGCGCACAATCTGTCGTTCGATCTCGGGTTCATCAACGCGGAGCTGCGCCGCATCGGCCGGCCCCAGCTGGAGGTGCCCACGCTCTGCACGCTGCGCCTCGCCCGGCGGCTGCTGCGCGGGCTGCGATCGAAGGGGCTGAGCGGGCTCGCCGCGTTTTACAACATCACCGTGGAGGGTCGCCACCGCGCGCTCGGCGACGCCCTGGCCACGGCGGAGGTGCTGATCCGTTTCCTGCGGCGCGTGACCTACGAATACGGGATCGAATCCCTGGAGGAACTGCTCGCCTTCCAGTTTCGCACGTACGGCCGGCCATCCCCGATGAGCGGTGCCCGCGGCGCACTGACCGAGAAGCTGCGGCTGCTGCCCGATCGTCCGGGCGTCTATTACATGAAGGACGCCCAGGGACGGATCATCTATGTGGGAAAGGCGAAAAGCCTGCAGTCGCGGGTGCGCAGTTATTTCACGTCGATCGAGGCCCACAACGCCCGGTTGCGGACGATGATCGACATCGTGCAGGACGTGGTCTGGGAAGAGATGACGTCCGAACTGGAGGCGCTGATCCACGAATCCCGCCAGATCAAGAAGCTGACGCCCCGTTTTAACCAGGCGCAGCTGCGCTACAAGCATCGGCAGTTCTTGCGCATCGACGAGACCGCGGCGTTTCCGCGGCTGACGGTGAGCCCGATCCTGGTGGACGACGGGGCGACGTATTTCGGGCCCTTGGCGAGCCGGCGCGAGGCCGAGATGATCGTCGACCTCGTGGAGCGGTGGTACCTCGTCCGGCCCTGTACCGACACCGCGTTCGGGGCGGGGCAGTCGTGCCTCTATGCCGAAATCGGACGCTGCCAGGCCCCGTGCGAGGGGCAGGTGGACGCCGCGACCTACCGGAAGCAGGTCGAGCAGGTGCGCGCGTTTCTCGCCGGCCAGGACGCCTCGGTCATCCCGTTTCTCGACGAGGCGATGCGGCGCGCGTCCCGCGAGATGCAGTTCGAGGATGCCGCCCGCTACCGGGACCTCCTCGAACTCGTCACCCGGCTGCTCGACCGGCAGCGGTGCATCGCCGCCCCCGTGATGGAGCACCATGCGGTGGTCGTGTCCGACGAACCCGGCGGCGGCCGGCGGCTGGTGATGGCGATTCGCTATGGCCGGCTCGTCCGTTCCATGATCTGCGCGACCCCGCTCGACCTCGGCGAATTGGAGCGGATCCGCGCCTTCGTCCGCAGCGCCTTCGAGGAGGACGCGCACCGGCCGGAGTCCTACCTGAAGCCGGAAATCGAGGAGGTGCGCCTGCTGGTGCACTGGCTTTTTACCCATCAGGAATCCATCCGGCAGGAGAACTGGGACGAGGAGCAGGACGCCGGCCTGTTCACCGATCGGGTCGTCGAGGCGATCGCCGGTTTTTCCACGGCGGTGCAGGGCTGA
- a CDS encoding superoxide dismutase — translation MAFVLPDLPYAHDALEPHIDARTMQIHHGKHHQGYVNNLNAALEGHADLQGKSLEALLRGIDQVPEAIRVAVRNNGGGHANHSLFWTVMSPNGGGAPSGALGNAITSAFGSFDAFKDAFAKAAATRFGSGWAWLVVDKSGKLQVYSTANQDSPLMQGDRPILGIDVWEHAYYLNYQNRRPDYIGAFWNVVDWDTVAKNFAAAS, via the coding sequence ATGGCCTTTGTGCTTCCCGACCTACCCTACGCCCACGACGCGCTTGAACCGCATATCGATGCACGGACGATGCAGATTCACCACGGCAAGCACCATCAGGGCTACGTGAACAATCTCAACGCCGCGCTCGAAGGCCACGCCGACCTGCAGGGCAAGTCCCTCGAGGCGCTGCTGCGCGGCATCGACCAGGTGCCCGAAGCGATCCGCGTCGCCGTGCGCAACAACGGCGGCGGACATGCCAACCACAGCCTGTTCTGGACCGTGATGTCCCCCAACGGCGGCGGCGCGCCGAGCGGCGCCCTGGGCAACGCCATCACGAGCGCCTTCGGTTCGTTCGACGCGTTCAAGGACGCTTTCGCCAAGGCCGCGGCCACCCGTTTCGGCAGCGGCTGGGCGTGGCTGGTGGTGGACAAGAGCGGCAAGCTCCAGGTATACAGCACGGCGAATCAGGACAGCCCGCTGATGCAGGGCGATCGTCCGATTCTCGGCATCGATGTGTGGGAGCATGCCTACTACCTGAATTATCAGAATCGCCGGCCCGACTACATCGGTGCGTTCTGGAACGTCGTGGACTGGGACACGGTCGCCAAGAACTTCGCGGCGGCTTCGTGA